The following are encoded in a window of Variovorax paradoxus genomic DNA:
- a CDS encoding DMT family transporter: MPTTTLAASGHPHAPAFEWALLAVLATCWGASYTFIKIGVATIPPVTLIATRTLIAGLLLLAVLRVRGVRWPKDGATWRRFALQACLNSVLPFTLIAWAERSVDAGLATILNSTSPIFIFLLGWGMGGSGKPTLQRLLGVGAGLSGICLIVGFEALHGLGHSLLAQLALVVAAVCYGCAAMFGRVFKGLDPMAPAAGSLLSGAALLVPASLAIDRPWTLAPSADSMLAVLALAVLSTALAFTIYFRLIRTLGPMSTSAQAYLRVPIGVTIGVVCLGETLAATAWVGLACVVVGVVAMTMPDTQLLRRGLRFLRGL; this comes from the coding sequence ATGCCAACGACCACGCTCGCCGCTTCCGGCCACCCCCACGCCCCCGCTTTCGAATGGGCGCTGCTCGCGGTGCTCGCAACCTGCTGGGGCGCCTCGTACACCTTCATCAAGATCGGCGTGGCGACGATCCCGCCGGTCACGCTGATCGCGACGCGCACCCTCATCGCCGGGTTGCTGCTGCTCGCGGTGCTGCGCGTGCGCGGCGTGCGCTGGCCGAAAGACGGCGCGACATGGCGGCGCTTCGCGCTGCAGGCTTGTCTGAACAGCGTGCTGCCGTTCACGCTGATTGCGTGGGCTGAACGCAGCGTGGATGCGGGGCTGGCGACCATCCTCAACTCGACCTCGCCGATCTTCATCTTCCTGCTGGGGTGGGGCATGGGCGGGTCGGGGAAGCCCACGCTGCAGCGGCTCCTCGGCGTGGGTGCGGGGCTGTCGGGCATCTGCCTGATCGTGGGCTTCGAGGCGCTGCACGGACTCGGGCATTCGCTGCTGGCGCAGCTGGCGCTGGTGGTGGCCGCCGTCTGCTACGGCTGCGCCGCGATGTTCGGCCGCGTGTTCAAGGGCCTGGACCCGATGGCGCCCGCGGCCGGCTCGCTGTTGAGCGGCGCGGCCCTGCTCGTGCCTGCAAGCCTGGCGATCGACAGGCCCTGGACGCTCGCCCCTTCGGCCGACTCGATGCTCGCCGTGCTGGCGCTGGCGGTGCTCTCGACCGCGCTGGCCTTCACGATCTACTTCCGGCTCATCAGGACGCTGGGGCCGATGTCGACGTCGGCACAGGCGTATCTGCGCGTGCCCATCGGCGTGACGATCGGCGTGGTGTGCCTGGGCGAGACGCTGGCGGCCACGGCGTGGGTCGGGCTGGCCTGCGTGGTGGTGGGCGTGGTCGCGATGACGATGCCCGACACACAACTTTTGCGCCGGGGCCTTCGTTTTTTACGCGGCCTTTAG
- a CDS encoding TorF family putative porin, whose protein sequence is MKHLLRTALPVLVLPTLFALPMLANAQLTGNVALTTNYKFRGQDQDMLGKNDYAKTRGVKPAIQGGFDYAFGDSGFYVGNWNSSVNWLQGNSIESDLYGGYKFKAGPLDMDVGALTYLYPGNSTGNTTELYASAGYTDETIGAFTLKYSHTVSKDYFGYAGNKSGSGRTGRNTGYLNLAYSKEIVPKVTLKAAVGYTNMSSDIRSLGYKSYVDYNVGATYDFGSGLTLTGSVQGANKKSSYVSVANPGCDVGFGTVGQTTYSPNKARFILTLAKTL, encoded by the coding sequence ATGAAACACCTCCTTCGCACCGCCTTGCCGGTGCTCGTTCTTCCCACCCTGTTCGCCCTGCCGATGCTCGCGAACGCGCAGCTCACAGGCAATGTGGCGCTGACCACGAACTACAAGTTCCGCGGCCAGGACCAGGACATGCTCGGCAAGAACGACTACGCCAAGACCCGCGGCGTCAAGCCCGCCATCCAGGGCGGCTTCGACTACGCCTTCGGCGACAGCGGCTTCTACGTCGGCAACTGGAACTCCAGCGTCAACTGGCTGCAGGGCAACAGCATCGAGAGCGACCTGTACGGCGGCTACAAGTTCAAGGCCGGCCCGCTCGACATGGATGTCGGCGCCCTCACCTACCTGTACCCGGGCAATTCGACGGGAAACACGACGGAGCTGTACGCCAGCGCGGGCTACACCGACGAAACCATCGGTGCGTTCACGCTGAAGTACTCGCACACGGTGTCGAAGGACTACTTCGGCTATGCGGGCAACAAGTCGGGCTCGGGCCGCACGGGCCGCAACACCGGCTACCTGAACCTGGCCTACAGCAAGGAGATCGTGCCCAAGGTCACGCTCAAGGCTGCCGTGGGCTACACGAACATGTCGAGCGACATCCGCAGCCTGGGCTACAAGAGCTACGTCGACTACAACGTCGGCGCCACCTACGACTTCGGCAGCGGCCTGACGCTCACGGGCTCGGTGCAGGGCGCGAACAAGAAGAGTTCGTACGTCTCAGTGGCCAACCCGGGCTGCGACGTCGGTTTCGGCACCGTCGGCCAGACGACGTACTCGCCGAACAAGGCGCGCTTCATCCTGACGTTGGCGAAGACGCTCTGA
- a CDS encoding MBL fold metallo-hydrolase, translated as MVRPTQQLHAHREPVPVRAAATVLLLRDTDAGLELLMTRRSATASFAPGAYVFPGGHIDAADADAARIAARRATQSTTQHTQAIAAIREAFEELGILLARHADGRAVSADEVAAMDRNATAGTAFADQCAARGLVLSADEVFTFAHWITDRDLPKRFDVPFLVARMPEGQVPTADESEQFEPCWVRPADALARHEAGSFFMIFPTIRTLQRMATYATVDAVLAACAPASGAEEKPLWTSCPRAGLLKGEDARYMEHESPFGELALVCPDGQIAHALDWQSTQPVALLKNVQRLTAPNPSAMTGPGTNTYLVGDAATGYLVIDPGPNDATHLARLIEATQGDIRLIVCTHSHADHSPGAAPLQALCAAERKPPILGLSSAPTARSTARFSAERELADGERLVLSGTAADGTPLVHTLRAIHTPGHAANHLCLVLEEDGLLFSGDHILNGSTTVVDPPDGDMTAYLDSLDKLDAACAAGGIEFILPAHGYVIGFARTAIAHLKAHRLKREAKIAAAMQRLPEGTPEQWLPLAYDDVPERMWPVAARSLAAHVARIRQLADAR; from the coding sequence ATGGTCCGCCCCACACAACAACTCCACGCCCATCGCGAGCCGGTGCCCGTGCGCGCCGCCGCCACCGTCCTGCTGCTGCGCGACACCGACGCCGGGCTCGAACTCCTCATGACCCGCCGCTCGGCCACCGCGAGCTTCGCGCCCGGTGCCTACGTTTTCCCGGGGGGGCACATCGACGCGGCCGACGCGGACGCCGCACGCATCGCAGCACGGCGCGCCACGCAAAGCACCACGCAGCACACGCAGGCCATCGCCGCAATTCGCGAGGCTTTCGAAGAACTCGGCATCCTGCTGGCCCGCCACGCCGACGGCCGCGCCGTGAGCGCCGACGAGGTCGCCGCGATGGACCGCAACGCCACCGCCGGCACGGCCTTTGCCGACCAGTGCGCGGCACGCGGCCTGGTGCTGTCGGCCGACGAGGTGTTCACCTTCGCGCACTGGATCACCGACCGCGACCTGCCCAAGCGCTTCGACGTGCCCTTCCTGGTGGCGCGCATGCCCGAGGGTCAAGTGCCCACGGCCGACGAGAGCGAGCAGTTCGAGCCCTGCTGGGTGCGCCCGGCCGACGCGCTGGCGCGCCACGAGGCGGGCAGCTTCTTCATGATCTTCCCGACCATCCGCACGCTGCAGCGCATGGCGACCTACGCAACGGTCGATGCGGTGCTCGCGGCCTGTGCGCCGGCGAGCGGTGCGGAAGAAAAGCCGCTGTGGACCAGCTGCCCGCGCGCCGGCCTGCTCAAGGGCGAAGATGCGCGCTATATGGAACACGAGTCGCCCTTCGGCGAACTCGCACTGGTGTGCCCCGACGGCCAGATCGCGCACGCGCTCGACTGGCAGAGCACGCAGCCCGTGGCGCTGCTGAAGAACGTGCAGCGCCTCACCGCGCCGAACCCCAGCGCCATGACCGGCCCGGGCACCAACACCTACCTCGTGGGCGATGCGGCCACCGGCTACCTCGTGATCGATCCGGGCCCGAACGACGCGACGCACCTCGCACGGCTGATCGAAGCCACGCAAGGCGACATCCGCCTCATCGTCTGCACGCACTCGCACGCCGACCACTCGCCGGGCGCCGCGCCGCTGCAGGCGCTGTGCGCGGCCGAGCGCAAGCCGCCGATCCTGGGCCTGTCGTCCGCGCCCACGGCACGTTCCACCGCGCGCTTCAGCGCCGAGCGCGAGCTGGCCGACGGCGAACGGCTGGTGCTCTCGGGCACCGCGGCCGACGGCACGCCGCTCGTGCACACGCTGCGCGCCATCCACACGCCCGGCCATGCGGCCAACCACCTGTGCCTGGTGCTCGAAGAAGACGGCCTGCTGTTCTCGGGCGACCACATCCTCAACGGCAGCACGACGGTGGTCGATCCGCCGGACGGCGACATGACGGCGTACCTCGATTCGCTCGACAAGCTCGATGCGGCCTGCGCGGCCGGCGGCATCGAGTTCATCCTGCCGGCGCACGGCTACGTGATCGGCTTTGCGCGCACGGCCATCGCGCACCTGAAGGCGCACCGCCTGAAACGCGAGGCCAAGATCGCCGCCGCCATGCAGCGGCTGCCCGAAGGCACGCCCGAGCAGTGGCTGCCGCTCGCCTACGACGACGTGCCCGAGCGCATGTGGCCGGTGGCGGCGCGGTCGCTGGCGGCACACGTGGCGCGCATCCGTCAACTGGCGGACGCACGATGA
- a CDS encoding efflux transporter outer membrane subunit — MTRFAFRMASLAAAAGLAACAAVGPDYQQPSEALASQPAAARPFAEAPSNAAPLPAHWWRLYQDPLLDRLVTQALAHNTDLRQAVANLERERAIETEVAGAKYPTIGVNGGPSFGHVSGLSLLQKGYEPPNTFNYSAGASLSYQVDLFGQIRRAIEASAANSQAAEAALDLVRVNVAAGTARAYAEACSAGLRLQIAQKSVALQQDAVNVTERLQRAGRAGAIDAGRARAQLAQLDAALPPLKAQRQGALYRLATLTGALPQDFPREVADCTVPPRVAGALPVGDGAALLRRRPDIRQAERSLAASTARIGVATADLYPKVTLGLSGSSAGHATGFGRQDTLAWSVGPLISWTVPNTGAAQARIAQAEAGTRSALAKFDGTVLTALRETETALGTYARELDRRAALQASRDESAKVAAQARQLYRNGRTAYLDTLDAERALAGADAALAASEAQLADDQVVLFMALGGGWEPADDALAHADQGKPATTIR, encoded by the coding sequence ATGACTCGCTTCGCCTTTCGCATGGCCTCGCTCGCAGCCGCAGCCGGACTCGCGGCCTGCGCGGCGGTCGGCCCCGACTACCAGCAGCCGTCCGAGGCGCTGGCCAGCCAGCCCGCTGCCGCCAGGCCTTTCGCCGAAGCACCGTCCAATGCCGCGCCGCTGCCCGCGCACTGGTGGCGCCTTTATCAAGACCCGCTGCTCGACCGGCTCGTTACCCAGGCGCTCGCGCACAACACCGACCTGCGCCAGGCCGTCGCCAATCTCGAGCGCGAACGCGCCATCGAAACCGAAGTGGCCGGCGCCAAGTACCCCACCATCGGCGTCAACGGCGGGCCGTCGTTCGGCCATGTCTCGGGCCTGTCGCTGCTGCAGAAGGGCTACGAGCCGCCGAACACCTTCAACTACAGCGCGGGTGCGTCGCTGTCTTACCAGGTCGACCTGTTCGGCCAGATCCGCCGCGCCATCGAAGCCTCGGCCGCCAACAGCCAGGCCGCCGAAGCCGCACTCGACCTCGTGCGCGTGAATGTCGCGGCCGGCACCGCGCGCGCCTACGCCGAGGCCTGCTCGGCCGGCCTGCGGCTGCAGATCGCGCAGAAGTCGGTCGCGCTGCAACAAGACGCGGTGAACGTCACCGAGCGCCTGCAGCGCGCGGGCCGCGCCGGCGCCATCGACGCCGGCCGCGCACGCGCCCAGCTCGCGCAGCTCGACGCCGCACTGCCGCCGCTGAAGGCCCAGCGCCAGGGCGCGCTCTACCGCCTGGCCACGCTCACCGGCGCGCTGCCGCAAGACTTTCCGCGCGAGGTGGCCGACTGCACCGTCCCGCCGCGCGTGGCCGGCGCGCTGCCGGTGGGCGACGGCGCCGCGCTGCTGCGCCGCCGGCCCGACATCCGCCAGGCCGAGCGCAGCCTCGCCGCATCGACCGCGCGCATCGGCGTGGCCACGGCCGATCTCTATCCGAAGGTCACGCTGGGCCTGTCGGGCTCGTCGGCCGGCCATGCCACCGGCTTCGGCCGGCAGGACACGCTGGCCTGGAGCGTCGGCCCGCTGATCTCGTGGACCGTGCCCAACACCGGCGCCGCGCAGGCCCGCATCGCACAGGCCGAAGCCGGCACGCGCTCCGCGCTCGCCAAGTTCGACGGCACCGTGCTGACGGCGCTGCGTGAGACCGAAACCGCGCTCGGCACCTACGCACGCGAGCTCGACCGCCGCGCCGCCCTGCAGGCCTCGCGCGACGAAAGCGCCAAGGTCGCTGCGCAGGCGCGCCAGCTGTACCGCAACGGCCGCACGGCCTACCTCGACACGCTCGACGCCGAACGCGCATTGGCCGGTGCCGACGCTGCATTGGCAGCCAGCGAGGCGCAGTTGGCCGACGACCAGGTCGTGCTGTTCATGGCGCTCGGCGGCGGCTGGGAACCGGCGGACGACGCGCTCGCGCACGCCGATCAAGGCAAGCCCGCCACGACCATCCGCTGA
- a CDS encoding amidohydrolase family protein, which translates to MPSLLLRNVRPLGASAVDVRVHDGRIAEIGAALAAPAGATLEEGEGALLLPGLVEGHTHLDKTMWGMDWYRNEVGTNLTDKIENERAFRHASGHDAAAQSLVLAKAFLALGTTRLRTHVDVDTQAGLRHLEGTLRTRETLREVQQIQVVAFPQSGLLGRAGTAELLDQSLAMGADVLGGLDPCAIDGDPVKSLDVLFGIAHKHQRPLDIHLHEPGAMGAFSLDLILQRTEALGMQGKVAISHGFCLGDLTERERDVLLARMAKLGVVLVTSAPPSRSVPPLMACRAAGVTVLGGNDGIRDTWSPYGNPDMLERAMLIGLRYNLRRDDELDVALDTVTHAGARGCGFAAYGLDVGCRADLVLVDAQTTAQAVVSRPVRRLVVSGGRVVARHGTLVPA; encoded by the coding sequence ATGCCCTCCCTGTTGCTTCGCAACGTGCGCCCCCTGGGTGCTTCTGCGGTCGATGTGCGCGTGCACGACGGCCGCATTGCCGAGATCGGCGCGGCACTCGCCGCACCGGCCGGCGCCACCCTGGAAGAAGGCGAGGGCGCCTTGCTGCTGCCCGGCCTCGTCGAAGGCCACACCCACCTCGACAAGACGATGTGGGGCATGGACTGGTACCGCAACGAGGTCGGCACGAACCTCACCGACAAGATCGAGAACGAGCGCGCTTTCCGCCACGCCAGCGGCCATGACGCCGCCGCCCAGTCGCTGGTGCTCGCCAAGGCCTTTCTCGCGCTCGGCACCACGCGCTTGCGCACGCATGTCGACGTCGACACCCAGGCCGGCCTGCGCCACCTCGAAGGCACGCTGCGCACGCGCGAGACGCTGCGCGAGGTGCAGCAAATCCAGGTCGTCGCCTTTCCGCAGTCGGGCCTGCTCGGGCGCGCCGGCACGGCCGAGCTGCTCGACCAGTCGCTGGCGATGGGCGCCGACGTGCTCGGCGGCCTCGACCCCTGCGCCATCGACGGCGACCCCGTGAAGTCGCTCGACGTGCTCTTCGGCATTGCCCACAAGCACCAGCGCCCGCTCGACATCCACCTGCACGAGCCCGGCGCCATGGGCGCCTTCTCGCTCGACCTGATCCTGCAGCGCACCGAGGCGCTCGGCATGCAGGGCAAGGTGGCGATCAGCCACGGCTTCTGTTTGGGCGACCTGACCGAACGCGAGCGCGATGTGCTGCTCGCGCGCATGGCGAAGCTCGGCGTGGTGCTCGTCACCAGCGCGCCGCCTTCGCGCAGCGTGCCGCCGCTCATGGCGTGCCGCGCGGCCGGCGTGACGGTGCTCGGCGGCAACGACGGCATCCGCGACACCTGGTCGCCCTACGGCAACCCCGACATGCTCGAGCGCGCCATGCTCATCGGCCTTCGCTACAACCTGCGCCGCGACGACGAGCTCGACGTCGCGCTCGACACTGTCACCCACGCCGGCGCGCGCGGCTGCGGCTTCGCGGCCTACGGGCTCGACGTGGGTTGCCGCGCCGACCTCGTGCTGGTCGACGCGCAAACGACTGCACAGGCCGTGGTGAGCCGCCCGGTGCGCCGGCTCGTGGTGTCGGGCGGCCGCGTGGTCGCGCGCCACGGCACGCTCGTGCCCGCATGA
- a CDS encoding Bug family tripartite tricarboxylate transporter substrate binding protein, whose translation MAHSPFSRRALLAAGALLCTAAASTLALAQPDWPQQPVTLIMGFPAGSGVDVVARAIQEPLSRQLGKPVIIDYKSGAAGNIASEYVAHAKPDGYTLSFGTAATHGSNAALYKKLPFDVEADFVPVAPVLDVSNVLTINPDVINVRTLKEFVELVKANPGKYNYASTGNGAGTHMAFAEFNSRLGLNMVHVPYKGGPEAITSVVRGETCCIMNQVQTVLPHYKAGKVRLLGVTTATAVAAVKEVPTIASSGLPGTKGFDSAIWFGIFAPKGTDAHIVDKLNAAVKTVLEQPEIRERFESQGNTVRIESPAQFKKTVHANRVKWAEVAKAANISID comes from the coding sequence ATGGCCCATTCTCCCTTCTCGCGTCGCGCCCTGCTGGCCGCCGGCGCCTTGCTCTGCACCGCCGCCGCATCGACCCTGGCGCTGGCCCAGCCCGACTGGCCGCAACAACCCGTCACACTGATCATGGGCTTCCCGGCCGGTTCGGGCGTCGATGTGGTGGCCCGCGCCATCCAGGAGCCGCTGTCGCGCCAGCTCGGCAAGCCGGTGATCATCGACTACAAGTCGGGCGCGGCCGGCAACATCGCCAGCGAGTACGTCGCGCACGCCAAGCCCGACGGCTACACGCTCTCGTTCGGCACCGCCGCCACGCACGGCAGCAATGCTGCGCTGTACAAGAAGCTGCCCTTCGACGTGGAGGCCGACTTCGTGCCCGTGGCGCCCGTGCTCGACGTGTCGAACGTGCTCACCATCAACCCCGACGTGATCAACGTGCGCACGCTCAAGGAGTTCGTCGAGCTGGTGAAGGCCAACCCCGGCAAGTACAACTACGCCTCCACCGGCAACGGCGCGGGCACGCACATGGCCTTTGCCGAGTTCAATTCGCGCCTGGGCCTGAACATGGTCCACGTGCCCTACAAGGGCGGCCCCGAGGCCATCACCTCGGTGGTGCGCGGCGAAACCTGCTGCATCATGAACCAGGTGCAGACCGTGCTGCCGCACTACAAGGCCGGCAAGGTGCGCCTGCTGGGCGTGACCACCGCCACGGCCGTGGCGGCCGTGAAAGAGGTGCCGACCATCGCCTCCAGCGGCCTGCCGGGCACCAAGGGCTTCGACAGCGCGATCTGGTTCGGCATCTTCGCGCCCAAGGGCACCGACGCGCACATCGTCGACAAGCTCAACGCCGCCGTGAAGACGGTGCTCGAACAGCCCGAGATCCGCGAGCGCTTCGAGAGCCAGGGCAACACCGTGCGCATCGAGTCGCCCGCCCAGTTCAAGAAGACCGTGCACGCCAACCGCGTGAAGTGGGCCGAAGTCGCCAAGGCGGCGAACATCAGCATCGATTGA
- a CDS encoding RNA pseudouridine synthase, whose product MNRSNRPSASNDEGVRLAKRVAAMAQVSRREAELLIENGAVRVDGVPALLPQSRVQAHQQVEIAAGARPEPIVPVTLVLYKPAGMPTDNAHQLLVAANHHDPEREGQRFLPAHVRGQRCMTPLETGASGLVAYTQEFRIERKLQEDAGILEHEVMVDVAGPVGPEILARLERSPARVSIGRQADDQTGLRFALKGARPGQIANICDTVGLRILAMRRLRIGRVPLAGLQPGQWRYLAPHERF is encoded by the coding sequence ATGAACCGCTCGAACCGCCCCTCTGCTTCCAATGACGAAGGCGTGCGCCTGGCCAAGCGCGTGGCCGCGATGGCCCAGGTGTCGCGCCGCGAGGCCGAACTGCTGATCGAAAACGGCGCCGTGCGCGTCGACGGCGTGCCCGCGCTGCTCCCGCAATCGCGCGTGCAGGCGCACCAGCAGGTCGAGATCGCGGCCGGCGCGCGGCCCGAGCCGATCGTGCCGGTGACGCTGGTGCTCTACAAGCCCGCCGGCATGCCGACCGACAACGCGCACCAGCTGCTGGTGGCCGCCAACCACCACGACCCCGAACGCGAGGGCCAGCGCTTCCTGCCGGCGCATGTGCGCGGGCAACGCTGCATGACGCCGCTCGAAACCGGCGCCAGCGGCCTTGTGGCCTACACGCAGGAGTTCCGCATCGAGCGCAAGCTGCAGGAAGACGCGGGCATCCTCGAACACGAAGTGATGGTCGATGTGGCCGGCCCGGTCGGGCCTGAAATACTGGCGCGGCTGGAGCGTTCGCCCGCGCGCGTGAGCATCGGCCGCCAAGCCGACGACCAGACCGGTCTGCGCTTTGCGCTGAAGGGCGCGCGACCCGGGCAGATCGCGAACATCTGCGACACGGTGGGTTTGCGCATCCTGGCGATGCGGCGCCTGCGCATCGGCCGCGTGCCGCTCGCCGGGCTGCAGCCGGGACAGTGGCGCTACCTGGCGCCGCACGAGCGTTTCTGA
- a CDS encoding cyanate transporter — protein sequence MSRAAFDSSRTCAGPVFFACVVVLVALNLRAFLTSSSPLLEPIRAATGIGFHAVALLTVLPMFAMGAVSLSGAAVGQRLGARGGIALGLGAIALACAGRYVAGGAAALLWSAALAGAGVGLVQALMPGVVKQAYPARLGLMTGLYSAAIMGGGGLGAMASPWLARAVGGDAQLDWHAGLAMWAVLAVAALVAWLRGARQLPSASSSARGTADPSLDRAWLRCFGHRRAWLLALCFGLINGGYTSLVAWLPHYFHAERGWTAQQGGAVLALMTLAQVVGALTLPSLARRGGQRDLRPWLAGALLAQLAGFAALGLALPVPAALIAVVLGVGLGGAFSLCMVLALDHRPDPAQAGALAGFMQGVGFMIAALAPFVTGWVREQTGGFTMAWAYLAAVAVLLLPAVLRFDPRRYASATDGLFDAKVAPALCPIDQARKA from the coding sequence ATGAGCCGCGCTGCATTCGACAGCTCGCGCACCTGCGCGGGTCCGGTCTTCTTCGCCTGCGTGGTCGTGCTCGTCGCGCTCAACCTGCGCGCCTTTCTCACGTCGAGCAGCCCCTTGCTCGAACCGATCCGCGCCGCGACCGGCATCGGCTTTCACGCGGTCGCGCTGCTCACCGTGCTGCCGATGTTCGCGATGGGCGCGGTGTCGCTGTCGGGCGCGGCCGTGGGCCAGCGGCTGGGTGCGCGCGGCGGCATTGCGCTCGGGCTCGGCGCCATCGCGCTGGCCTGCGCCGGCCGCTATGTGGCAGGCGGCGCTGCGGCGCTGCTGTGGAGCGCCGCGCTCGCGGGCGCGGGCGTGGGGCTGGTGCAGGCGCTCATGCCCGGCGTGGTCAAGCAGGCCTACCCCGCGCGGCTGGGCCTCATGACCGGGCTCTACTCGGCCGCCATCATGGGCGGCGGCGGGCTCGGCGCCATGGCCAGCCCGTGGCTCGCGCGCGCCGTGGGCGGCGATGCGCAGCTCGACTGGCACGCCGGCCTCGCGATGTGGGCGGTGCTCGCGGTCGCGGCGCTGGTGGCGTGGCTGCGCGGTGCGCGGCAGCTGCCTTCTGCGTCGTCATCCGCGCGCGGCACCGCCGACCCCTCGCTCGATCGCGCCTGGCTGCGCTGCTTCGGCCATCGCCGCGCGTGGCTGCTGGCCCTGTGCTTTGGCCTCATCAACGGCGGCTACACCAGCCTCGTCGCGTGGCTGCCGCATTACTTTCATGCCGAGCGCGGCTGGACGGCGCAGCAGGGCGGCGCCGTGCTCGCGCTCATGACGCTGGCGCAGGTCGTCGGCGCGCTGACCTTGCCGTCGCTCGCGCGGCGCGGCGGCCAGCGCGACCTGCGGCCCTGGCTGGCCGGCGCGCTGCTGGCGCAGCTCGCGGGCTTTGCCGCACTCGGGCTCGCGCTGCCCGTGCCGGCGGCGCTCATCGCCGTCGTGCTCGGCGTCGGCCTGGGCGGTGCGTTCTCGCTGTGCATGGTGCTCGCACTCGACCACCGGCCCGACCCCGCGCAGGCCGGTGCGCTCGCGGGCTTCATGCAGGGCGTGGGCTTCATGATCGCGGCGCTCGCGCCCTTCGTCACCGGCTGGGTGCGTGAGCAGACCGGCGGCTTCACCATGGCCTGGGCCTACCTGGCCGCGGTTGCCGTGTTGCTGCTGCCCGCCGTGCTGCGCTTCGACCCGCGCCGCTACGCCAGCGCCACCGACGGCCTGTTCGACGCGAAGGTTGCACCCGCGCTGTGCCCCATCGACCAAGCCCGCAAGGCCTGA
- a CDS encoding PaaI family thioesterase encodes MTDLHTRISDSFNAQGLMATLGARLAHVGDGEVHIEMPFSKALSQQRGYVHAGAVTSIVDSACGYAGLTKAPQGCDVVTAEFKINFMRPALGERFLAVGRVQSAGKLLAVCTGEVRAFAKAGDTDYKVVAMMQATIVNVAQ; translated from the coding sequence ATGACCGACCTCCACACCCGCATCTCCGACAGCTTCAACGCACAGGGCCTGATGGCCACGCTCGGCGCGCGGCTGGCGCATGTGGGCGATGGCGAGGTGCACATCGAGATGCCGTTCTCGAAGGCGCTGTCGCAGCAGCGCGGCTATGTGCATGCGGGCGCCGTGACGAGCATCGTCGACAGCGCCTGCGGCTACGCGGGGCTGACGAAAGCGCCGCAGGGCTGCGACGTGGTGACGGCGGAGTTCAAGATCAACTTCATGCGGCCGGCGCTGGGCGAGCGCTTCCTGGCGGTCGGCCGGGTGCAGAGCGCGGGCAAGCTGCTCGCGGTGTGCACGGGCGAAGTGCGTGCCTTCGCGAAGGCGGGCGACACGGATTACAAGGTGGTGGCGATGATGCAGGCGACCATCGTGAACGTGGCGCAGTAA
- a CDS encoding HlyD family secretion protein has protein sequence MKANLFADNPRAQRLLRVLLTVAVVAAAVWAGFRLWDHYELAPWTRDGRVRANVVQIAPDVSGLVTAVPIRDNQSVAAGTLLFEVDRARYDLAVRQAQAALAAQRAVSAQAQRENARNTGLDDLVSKESREQTRARVEQARAAVAQAEVALDSARLNLQRAEVRAPAAGLVTNLDLRQGSYAAAGHPVLALVDAQSFYVEGYFEETKLPRIHLGDRVRVTPMGGGAVLEGAVDSVAAGIADRDRSTSANLLPSVNPTFNWVRLAQRIPVRVKLDPLPDGARLVAGQTVTVQVLEHDATPISAAPKKG, from the coding sequence ATGAAAGCCAACCTGTTCGCAGACAACCCCCGGGCGCAGCGCCTGCTGCGCGTTCTTCTCACCGTGGCCGTGGTGGCCGCCGCCGTCTGGGCAGGCTTTCGCCTGTGGGACCACTACGAGCTGGCGCCGTGGACGCGCGACGGCCGCGTGCGCGCCAACGTGGTCCAGATCGCGCCCGACGTCTCGGGCCTCGTCACGGCCGTGCCGATCCGCGACAACCAGTCGGTCGCTGCCGGCACGCTGCTGTTCGAAGTGGACCGCGCGCGCTACGACCTCGCCGTGCGCCAGGCGCAGGCTGCGCTTGCCGCGCAGCGCGCCGTGAGCGCGCAGGCCCAGCGCGAGAACGCGCGCAACACGGGGCTCGACGACCTGGTGTCGAAGGAGTCGCGCGAACAGACCCGCGCCCGCGTCGAGCAGGCACGGGCCGCCGTCGCGCAGGCCGAGGTGGCGCTCGATTCGGCGCGCCTGAACCTGCAGCGCGCCGAAGTGCGCGCGCCGGCTGCCGGCCTCGTCACCAACCTCGACCTGCGCCAGGGCAGCTACGCCGCCGCCGGCCATCCGGTGCTCGCGCTGGTCGATGCGCAGTCGTTCTACGTCGAGGGCTACTTCGAAGAAACCAAGCTGCCGCGCATCCACCTGGGCGACCGCGTGCGCGTGACGCCGATGGGCGGCGGCGCGGTGCTCGAAGGCGCGGTCGACAGCGTGGCCGCCGGCATTGCCGACCGCGACCGCTCCACCAGCGCCAACCTGCTGCCCAGCGTGAACCCGACCTTCAACTGGGTGCGGCTGGCACAGCGCATTCCGGTGCGCGTGAAGCTCGACCCGCTGCCCGACGGCGCGCGCCTCGTGGCGGGCCAGACGGTCACGGTGCAGGTCCTCGAACACGACGCGACCCCGATCAGCGCCGCACCGAAGAAGGGATAA